In Rhododendron vialii isolate Sample 1 chromosome 9a, ASM3025357v1, the following are encoded in one genomic region:
- the LOC131301105 gene encoding NADH dehydrogenase [ubiquinone] 1 alpha subcomplex subunit 6, whose product MSFTLRSVKVAPNSASLEEARTRVFDFFRSACRSIPTVIDIYNLDDVVSPSQLRSSIASQIRKNSHITNPKVIDMLLFKGIEELNNVAEHAKQRHHIIGQYVVGSGGLVQDLGSKDQANSNFLKNFYEGNYF is encoded by the exons ATGTCGTTTACCCTGAGGAGCGTGAAGGTAGCGCCGAACTCGGCGAGTCTGGAGGAGGCTCGGACCCGGGTGTTCGACTTCTTCCGGTCGGCTTGCAGATCCATCCCGACCGTCATTGACATCTACAACCTCGACGACGTCGTCTCCCCCTCCCAGCTCCGCTCCTCCATCGCCTCCCAAATCCGCAAGAACTCCCACATCACCAACCCCAAG GTGATTGACATGCTGCTGTTCAAGGGGATAGAAGAGCTGAACAACGTTGCCGAACATGCAAAGCAGAGGCATCATATCATCGGTCAATATGTAGTTGGTAGCGGGGGCCTTGTGCAGGATTTGGGAAGCAAGGATCAGGCCAACTCCAATTTCCTCAAAAACTTCTACGAAGGCAACTACTTCTAG
- the LOC131301103 gene encoding U-box domain-containing protein 9-like: MAKTGAGLTEAETAAEESYLKKELRRLVDAIIDGDDCTVDTADRALRTLSSLKALKLKRRFVSVALAAADGAATTVVPDEFRCPVSGELMRDPVVLATGQTYDRSSIQKWLKDGQRTCPQTQQVLSHTVLTPNHLVRDMISQWCKDHGMDPPNPVCDSDDDVITGSDRTHLNSLLEKMSSSLSDQKEAAKQLRLLTKRMPSFRALFSESTYAIPQLLYPLSPGRANTNPDLQEDLIATVLNLSIHDDNKKLVAENPLVIPLLIESLKFGTVETRSSAAATLFTLSALDFNKHIIGKSGALGPLIGLLEIGHPLAIKDAASAIFNLCLVPENKGRAVREGAIGVILKKIMDGVLVDELLAILAILSRHQKAVEEMGEVGAISCLLSIMKENTCERNKENCVVILHAICLNDRSKLWEIREEENASGTLSRLAETGTSRAKRKAIGILERLDRTASLFSLSA, translated from the exons ATGGCAAAAACAGGGGCGGGGTTAACGGAGGCCGAAACGGCGGCAGAAGAATCGTACTTGAAGAAAGAGCTGCGGAGACTCGTTGATGCAATAATCGACGGCGACGATTGCACCGTTGATACCGCCGATAGGGCTTTACGGACTCTGTCCTCTCTCAAGGCTTTGAAGTTGAAGCGTCGCTTCGTTTCTGTTGCCCTCGCCGCCGCTGACGGGGCCGCGACCACCGTCGTTCCGGACGAATTCCGGTGCCCTGTTTCTGGAGAACTCATGAGGGACCCCGTTGTTTTGGCCACCGGACAG ACTTACGATCGGTCATCCATTCAAAAGTGGCTCAAAGATGGCCAACGAACATGCCCACAGACCCAGCAAGTCCTCTCCCACACAGTTCTCACCCCCAATCACTTGGTTCGAGATATGATTTCGCAATGGTGCAAAGATCATGGGATGGACCCGCCAAACCCCGTTTGCGACTCTGACGACGATGTAATCACCGGCTCAGACCGGACACATTTGAATTCTCTGCTGGAGAAGATGTCATCTTCCCTTTCCGACCAAAAAGAGGCTGCAAAACAGCTTCGGCTACTGACAAAGCGAATGCCGTCGTTTCGTGCACTTTTTAGTGAGTCCACTTATGCCATTCCCCAGTTGCTGTATCCACTCTCACCCGGGAGGGCTAATACCAATCCTGATCTCCAAGAGGATTTGATCGCAACGGTTCTCAATCTCTCGATCCACGACGATAACAAGAAGCTTGTTGCGGAGAATCCTTTGGTCATACCTCTGCTTATTGAGTCCTTGAAATTTGGTACTGTTGAAACAAGAAGCAGTGCTGCCGCGACTCTCTTTACTTTATCGGCTCTTGATTTCAACAAGCACATTATTGGGAAATCCGGTGCTCTCGGGCCTTTAATTGGTCTTTTAGAAATAGGGCACCCTTTAGCCATAAAAGATGCTGCTTCGGCGATTTTCAACTTATGCCTTGTCCCTGAGAATAAGGGAAGGGCCGTTCGCGAAGGAGCAATAGGAGTGATCTTAAAGAAGATTATGGACGGAGTACTTGTTGATGAGTTGTTGGCCATTCTTGCGATTCTTTCCCGCCATCAGAAGGCTGTTGAGGAAATGGGGGAGGTCGGTGCTATTTCTTGCTTGCTTAGCATTATGAAAGAGAACACTTGTGAACGCAACAAGGAAAATTGTGTTGTGATATTGCACGCAATATGTTTGAATGATCGGTCAAAGTTGTGGGAGATTAGGGAAGAAGAGAATGCCAGTGGAACTCTATCTAGGCTTGCGGAAACCGGAACTTCAAGGGCAAAGAGGAAGGCAATTGGTATCCTTGAGAGGCTGGATAGAACTGCTTCATTATTTTCGCTTTCTGCTTGA
- the LOC131301104 gene encoding uncharacterized protein LOC131301104, with protein sequence MSEGKGYYVDKRSGQIPAFGNWEYVNDLPITQYFESARQAGLFRYSNSSSGECAADLNYFKEKPTPLKQKTRSTLSNKGYPHVEDQKTNQVKKKIKQLGDVTEPPRKQLHEYLPKHNNNNIAVRRQLQTRRTTTTPKVVRAVDEDLYKIPPDLLHTSKQKRGLGMFSRCLVPDCMV encoded by the exons ATGAGT GAGGGGAAGGGGTACTACGTCGACAAACGGAGCGGTCAAATTCCGGCGTTTGGGAACTGGGAGTACGTGAATGATCTGCCGATCACACAGTACTTCGAGAGCGCTAGGCAAGCCGGTTTGTTTCGGTACAGCAACTCTAGTTCCGGCGAATGTGCTGCTGATCTTAATTATTTCAAGGAAAAGCCTACTCCTCTAAAGCAAAAG ACAAGGAGTACCCTTAGTAACAAAGGGTACCCCCATGTTGAGGATCAGAAGACGAATCAAGTCAAGAAGAAGATCAAGCAACTCGGTGACGTGACCGAACCGCCAAGGAAACAGCTGCACGAGTACCTCCCCAagcacaacaacaacaacatcgcCGTACGTAGGCAATTACAAACTAGAAGaaccaccaccacacccaaGGTGGTCAGAGCGGTTGATGAAGACCTTTACAAAATTCCGCCCGACCTCCTCCACACTTCCAAACAA AAGAGAGGGCTGGGGATGTTCTCAAGATGCTTAGTGCCAGATTGTATGGTCTAA